Proteins encoded in a region of the Tripterygium wilfordii isolate XIE 37 chromosome 21, ASM1340144v1, whole genome shotgun sequence genome:
- the LOC119989682 gene encoding endochitinase EP3-like, giving the protein MASLLSLKTLILAVIIAIAAMPVAMGQNCGCGAGVCCSRFGYCGNGNEYCGEGCREGPCNSSPGTTPSNSDVNVADLVTPQFFSGIINQAAASCPGKSFYTRDAFLNALNAFSGFGKIGSTDDSKREIAAFFAHVTHETGHFCYIEEQNPQSNYCDTSRTDYPCAQGKSYHGRGPLQLSWNYNYGAAGKDLNFDGLGSPESVANDPVLAFKTGLWFWMNNVRPVVTQGFGATIQRINGAVECGGKEPQLVQARINYYTDYCNQFGVSPGGNLSC; this is encoded by the exons ATGGCATCCCTTCTTAGCCTCAAAACACTCATTCTCGCCGTAATCATTGCCATAGCAGCCATGCCCGTCGCAATGGGCCAGAACTGCGGGTGCGGTGCTGGGGTTTGCTGCAGCAGATTTGGCTACTGTGGCAATGGCAATGAATActgtggagagggttgtcgTGAGGGTCCATGTAATAGTTCCCCAGGTACCACTCCCTCTAACAGTGATGTTAATGTGGCTGATCTTGTGACGCCCCAGTTCTTCAGCGGCATAATCAACCAAGCTGCTGCTAGTTGTCCTGGCAAGAGTTTTTACACTAGAGATGCATTTCTTAATGCTCTCAATGCCTTCTCCGGGTTTGGCAAAATTGGCTCTACTGATGATTCTAAGCGTGAGATTGCTGCCTTTTTCGCTCATGTCACTCACGAAACTGGAC ACTTTTGCTATATAGAAGAGCAGAATCCTCAATCAAACTATTGCGACACATCAAGAACAGACTATCCATGTGCACAAGGGAAGAGCTACCACGGCCGCGGACCGCTCCAACTATCGTGGAACTACAATTACGGTGCAGCTGGAAAGGACCTAAACTTCGATGGGTTGGGGTCTCCAGAGTCGGTGGCCAATGACCCTGTCTTGGCATTCAAGACTGGCTTGTGGTTTTGGATGAACAATGTCCGTCCTGTGGTGACACAAGGCTTTGGAGCGACAATTCAGAGAATCAACGGTGCTGTTGAATGTGGTGGCAAAGAACCTCAGCTTGTTCAAGCTCGTATTAATTATTACACTGATTATTGTAATCAATTTGGTGTTAGTCCTGGAGGCAATCTCAGCTgctag